A genomic segment from Glycine soja cultivar W05 chromosome 20, ASM419377v2, whole genome shotgun sequence encodes:
- the LOC114402367 gene encoding serine/threonine-protein kinase D6PKL2-like, with translation MHSSAEEDSDNSATTATASTEWTFSAKSHAPSSDPSWDAIQRGGGATLALGDLRFVQRVGSGDIGSVYLVELKGSSGCLFAAKVMDKKELVARNKDTRAKVEREILQMVDHPFLPTLYASLDSPRWSCLLTEFCPGGDLHVLRQRQPDKRFHLAAVRFYASEVVVALEYLHMMGIIYRDLKPENVLIRSDGHIMLTDFDLSLKGDDTASTAQMVFDEDPPSNTCSKEHSRKQCTPTMSSCMLPNCIVPSVPCFHPKRGRSKRFSRCGSLEIIAEPIEIRSTSFVGTHEYLAPEVISGEGHGNAVDWWTLGVFIFEMFYGITPFKGLENELTLANIVARALEFPKEPMIPGPARDLISQLLVKDSTMRLGSTMGALAIKHHPFFNGVNWPLLRCATPPYIPSSDKCKELLPLYNCTNNAIDFY, from the exons ATGCACTCCTCCGCCGAGGAAGACTCCGACAACTCCGCCACAACCGCCACCGCCAGCACGGAGTGGACGTTCTCCGCCAAGTCCCACGCACCCTCCTCGGACCCCTCCTGGGACGCCATACAGCGCGGCGGCGGCGCCACCCTGGCACTCGGCGACCTCCGGTTCGTGCAGCGCGTGGGGAGTGGCGACATCGGAAGCGTCTACTTGGTGGAGCTCAAGGGCTCCAGCGGGTGCCTCTTCGCGGCGAAGGTGATGGACAAGAAGGAACTCGTGGCCAGGAACAAAGACACGAGGGCAAAggttgagagagagatattgCAAATGGTGGATCATCCTTTTTTGCCCACTCTTTATGCTTCTCTCGATTCGCCGCGCTGGTCTTGCCTCCTCACCGAGTTCTGCCCCGGCGGCGACCTCCACGTCCTCCGCCAGCGCCAGCCCGATAAACGCTTCCACCTCGCCGCCGTCAG GTTCTATGCATCTGAAGTTGTGGTTGCGTTGGAGTACCTACACATGATGGGGATAATATACCGTGATTTGAAGCCTGAAAACGTGCTCATAAGATCAGACGGTCACATTATGCTAACAGACTTTGACCTCTCATTAAAAGGTGACGATACCGCATCAACGGCTCAGATGGTGTTTGATGAAGATCCACCCAGCAACACCTGTTCTAAGGAACATTCCAGGAAGCAATGCACTCCCACCATGTCATCATGCATGCTGCCCAATTGCATCGTGCCATCTGTCCCATGCTTCCACCCAAAACGGGGTCGTAGCAAGAGGTTCTCTCGTTGTGGGTCCCTTGAGATCATAGCTGAGCCAATAGAAATTCGATCAACGTCGTTCGTTGGGACCCACGAGTACTTGGCGCCAGAAGTGATTTCGGGGGAGGGTCATGGTAATGCTGTTGATTGGTGGACCTTGGGAGTGTTCATTTTTGAAATGTTCTATGGGATCACACCCTTTAAAGGGCTTGAGAATGAGTTAACCCTAGCTAACATTGTAGCTCGAGCCCTTGAGTTCCCTAAGGAGCCAATGATCCCTGGACCAGCCAGGGATTTGATCTCACAACTTTTGGTCAAGGACTCAACAATGAGACTAGGGTCTACAATGGGTGCCCTGGCAATTAAGCACCATCCATTTTTCAATGGCGTCAATTGGCCATTGTTGAGGTGTGCTACCCCTCCTTACATCCCTTCATCAGACAAGTGCAAGGAGTTGCTTCCTCTCTATAATTGCACAAACAATGCTATAGACTTCTATTAG